A window from Macaca nemestrina isolate mMacNem1 chromosome 8, mMacNem.hap1, whole genome shotgun sequence encodes these proteins:
- the LOC105488426 gene encoding lymphocyte antigen 6D, which translates to MRKVLLLLAILAVATGPALALRCHVCTSSSNCKKPQVCPAGSRSCRTMHTVEPLRGNLVTKDCVESCTPSYTLQGQVSSGTGSIQCCQEDLCNEKLHNAAPTRTTFAHSLGLVLGLLALVLAPSL; encoded by the exons ATGAGGAAAGTCCTGCTGCTCCTCGCCATCCTGGCCGTGGCTACGGGGCCAG CCCTTGCCCTGCGCTGCCACGTGTGCACCAGCTCCAGCAACTGTAAGAAGCCTCAGGTCTGCCCGGCCGGCTCTCGCTCCTGCAGGACCATGCACACGG TGGAGCCTCTGAGGGGGAATCTGGTGACGAAGGACTGTGTGGAGTCGTGCACACCCAGCTACACCCTGCAAGGCCAGGTCAGCAGCGGCACCGGCTCCATCCAGTGCTGCCAGGAGGACCTGTGCAATGAGAAGCTGCACAATGCTGCACCGACCCGCACCACCTTCGCCCACAGCCTGGGGCTGGTCCTGGGCCTCCTGGCCCTCGTCTTAGCCCCCAGCCTGTGA